Below is a window of Methylosinus sp. PW1 DNA.
CGAGGTCCCCAAGGCGACCGAGGCGGGCCGCGCCGCCTGATGAAGCGAAAAAGCCCGACGCGACGCGCCGGGCTTTCTTTTTTCGCGAGCTCGGCCCGAAGCCTCACATCTTGCAGTTGGCCGCGCTCGGCAGAATGGAGAGCTCGGTCATCTCGCCGGTCAGCGCGAAATCGCCATAGTCGAGCTTCAGCGCGCGGGAGACGCCATTCTCATAGAGGTCGAAGGACAGCACATAGACCGGCTGCTCGTCGCGCTTGCCCGGCTCGAAATAGGAGATCGACACCGGCCAGCGCTTGAGCCCTTCGAGCTCCTTGATCTGCGCGGCCTTTTCGGTGACGACGCTGCTGGTCGGCCGGCCGATGACGCTCATCGTGTCGAAGACCTTCTCGCCGTCGCCGGAGCCGTCGAAGACCTTGGCCTCGAGAATGCGCTCCTCGGAGAGGGCCGCGGCGAGGATATGGCGCAGATGCTCGGTCGGGAACAGCGCGCCGCCGTCCAGCGAGAGCGTCGACGGCTTGGGCCGGGCGAGATCGACCGAGAGCGCGGCGCCGGTCTTCTTCTTGGCCTTGCCGTCTATGTCCTCGGCCTGGACATTGTCGAGCTTGGTCTCGATGCGGAAACGGAAATCCTTGCCGTCGCCGGCCTCGAAAGTGGCGGAGCGCATGTCGGAGAGGCGCGGCGGGCCTTCGGCGGGCTGCAGCTCGGTGATCTGGCGGAAATTCTGCACCCAGCCCTCGCAGGAGGAGCCGGTGAAATCGAAAGCGATGCGGCCGCGCGCCGAGGTCGGCGCCTTGCTGCCCGAGGCCTGCGCCAGCGTCAGATCATAGACGGCGCGATGCGGCGTCAGCTGCGGATGGCCGGTGACGGCCGCCACAGTGGCCGCACTCTCG
It encodes the following:
- a CDS encoding cell envelope integrity EipB family protein, with product MAQKYLIGATLACASFLALAAHAESAATVAAVTGHPQLTPHRAVYDLTLAQASGSKAPTSARGRIAFDFTGSSCEGWVQNFRQITELQPAEGPPRLSDMRSATFEAGDGKDFRFRIETKLDNVQAEDIDGKAKKKTGAALSVDLARPKPSTLSLDGGALFPTEHLRHILAAALSEERILEAKVFDGSGDGEKVFDTMSVIGRPTSSVVTEKAAQIKELEGLKRWPVSISYFEPGKRDEQPVYVLSFDLYENGVSRALKLDYGDFALTGEMTELSILPSAANCKM